GTAGATGACGGCCGCGCCGCGCGGCATGGACAGCACGAAGTCGGTGAGCAGCGGGCGCAGCGCGAGGTACAGGGTGCCGGCGGTCGCGGTGACCACGCTGCCCTCGGGCGCGCCGATCAGGTCGTCGTGCTCGATCGCGCCGCGGTGGGTGTGGAACTGCTTGCCGGCCTCCAGCGTGACCGTGTGCAGGCGTCCCTTGGGGTCGCTGAGCTGGACCCGCTCCCCCTCGCGGAACGGGCCGCCGCCGGGCGGCTTCACGCCGGGCTCTTCAGCGCGCTCGCCAGGTCGGCGGTCGCCAGGATCCCGGCGGGCGAACCGTCGGTGTTCACCACCAGGTACTCGTGCGCCGGGGTAGCGCGCACGGCGGCGAGCAGGTCCTCGCCGCTGAGGCCCCGGTCGAGGACCAGGCCGGGTTCGAGCGGGCGCGCCACCGTGTCGATCAGCGTCCACGGCCGGCGGTCCGGCGGGACGGCGCCGATGCGGGCCTCGTCGACGATCGCGCGCGGGGCGTCCGTCGCGTCGACGACGACCAGGCCGCGGGCGCTGCCGGTCCAGGCCCGGCGCAGCGCCTCGGCCACCGATACGTCCGACGGCACGAGCAGGCCCGGCCGCAGCAGCCGCTCGAGGTCCACGCGCGGCACGCGCTCGATCAACTCGGCGGCGCGCAACGACTGGCCGGCGCCGAACCACATGTACGCCCCGAGGGCGACGCCGAACAGGCCCGCGGTCAACCCCCAGTTGCGGTTGTCCAGCACCAGCCCGCCGACGGCGATGCCGACCGCGACGAAGCGCCCGGTCCAGGCGCTGATCCGGGTACCGACCAGCCGGTTGCGGGCCATCGCCCAGACACCGGCGCGCAACAGCCGGCCGCCGTCGAGGGGAAGGCCCGGCAGCAGGTTGAACAGCGCGACCACGAGGTTGCTCCAGAACAGCAGCACCACCAGGACGCCGAGGGCACTGTCGGACGCCAGCAACTGGTAGCCGCCGAACGCGGCGGCGGACAGCAGCAGCGACACGAGCGGACCGGCAGCGGCGATCAGGAACTCATCGCGCGGGCGCACCGGATCGCGCTCGATCTCCGAGACGCCGCCGAGCAGGAAGATGACGACCCGGCGCACGGGGCTGTGCAGCATCAGGCTCACCGCGGTGTGGCCCAGTTCGTGGGCAAGGACACAGAGCGCGAACAGCACCGCGAACGCGAACCCGAGCAGGTAGGCGGTGCTCGTGCTGATCCCGGTGACGACTTCGTCGATCAGCGGCGCGTAGTAGAAGGTGAGCAGTGCGGCGATGATCAGCCACGACGGCGCGAAGTAGATCGGCACGCCGAAGAACCGGCCCACGTTCAGCAGGCGCGGGGCTCGCAGCCTTGGCCGGTTTCCGCTCACACCTCGATGCTACGGGGCGCTCCTTCGCCATCCGCGTTACCGTTTGCCGGTGACGGATGAGCGGGAGCCGGGCGGGCGGACCGACGCGCCCGTCGCCGCCGCCGGCCCGGAGGGTGTCGAGGGCCCCGAGGCGATCGCCGACGACAGCCTGCACGGTTTCGCGGACGCCGCGCCGCCCGTGCTGCAGCCGGTTCGCCCCTGGCTCGAGCAGGGCGCCGACGGGTCGACTCCGTCCCCCGTGTCGTCCACCCCGCAGGCTGTTCCACCCGCTGGCGCCGGCCCGGCGCCCACCCGCCAGTGGCCGGTCGCCGGCCGCCCGGCCGGTGCTCGTCCGGACCCGGGCACGCGCCCCAGACCTGGTGCGCGCCCCGCCCCGCTCGCGGCCGGCCCGGCGCCGTCGAACGAGGAGTCGGTGCTGGCGGCACTGCAGGCAGGCAGTGCCGCCGGGACGCGGGGGGACGCCGCGGGCACCGGTGATCCCGCGCCGGCCGGACGACTGCGGCGGGCCGGGCGCTGGCTGTTCGAGAGGGCGCCGGCGGACGGTTCCGAGCCGGGACACGAGGCCACGGACGATGCGGAGCCCACGCCAACAGAGTCAACGGAACCCACGGAGTCAACGGAGCTAACCGAGTCAACCGAGCCCACGGAGTCAACGGAGCTAACCGAGTCAACGGAGCTAACCGAGTCAACGGAGCTAACGGAGCAAACTGGGGTTCAGGACGGTGCCGCCTCCGGGGACCTTCCGGAGGCGGCTGCGGCCGATGCTGCGAGCGACCCGAAGGACGACGGCTGGACGGCCGCCGAACTGGCGGCCCTGCGCGCGGACGCCGAGCCGGAGCGCAGCATCACTGTCGATCGATCAGTCACCTCCCGCGCCGAACTGGCGCGCCGGTTGGCCGCGATCCACGACGATCCGGACTACGACCCGGCGGGCGAGCCCGTCGAGCCCGGCAAGCCCGTCGACGGCTCCGAGGTTCGCCCGACCGTCGCCTGGGACGACCTGGCGACAGCGACGCCGCTGACCGGGACTGCGGCAGCGACTGCCGCACCCGAGCCCGCCGCCTCGTCCGAGCCACTAGCCCCTCCGGCAGCGCCATCGTCAGCGCCTCTGGTTCCTCCGGCGAAGCAAGCAGCCGGCCCCGCGAACGAGGCAACGGCGCGGCGCCGCCCGCGGCCGCGTCCGTATGCCGGGGCGCCGGTGCACTACCTGGACGAGCCGCTACCCGAGGCCGATGCGGAGCGCACGGTCGAGACGTCCCGATCCGCCGGCGCGGCGCCCGCGCGTGAGCTCGGGGCGGCGGCACGGTCGCGATCCGAGGAACCGGCCGGGCAGGAAAAGCTCGAGAAAGGCGGACCGGTACGTGGGCGCCGCACGGCGCGATGGCTGATCCGCACCGCGGTCCTGCTCGCCATCGCGGTGGTCACCGCGTTGTTGCTGCGCGCCTATGTCGTCTCGCCGTACTACATCCCGTCCGCGTCGATGGAGCCGACGTTGCACGGCTGCTCGGGGTGCAACAACGACCATGTCCTGGTCGACAAGCTCTCCTATCGTATGCACGACGTGCACCGTGGCGATGTCGTCGTGTTCCACCGTCCGGATACCTGGCCGGTACCGGAGAAGACGCTGATCAAGCGAGTCGTCGGCCTGCCCGGTGATCGGCTGGCCGTCCGCGACGGCAAGGTGTACGTCAACGGCTTGCAGTTACAGGAGTCGTACCTCAACGCGGCTTGCCCGCCGATGACGTCCCTGTCGGAGGACCCGGGTTCGCCGGTGCGGACGTACGGCCCGGTGCCACCCGGGGAGCTGTACGTGATGGGCGACAACCGGTGCGATTCGGCCGACAGCCGGGCGTTCGGTCCGGTTCCGACCGCTGACGTGATCGGCCGGGCGTTCGTGATCATCTGGCCGCTCGGACGGGTCCACTGGCTGTGAGCGCGGAACTGTCGGAGGGACGTTCTACCGTCGATGGCATGACCGAAGTCGATCTTCCGGTGGCCATCGTGGGCTCGCTGTCGCCGTCGCGGGCGGCCGACTTCAAGACCTGCCCGCTGCTGTACCGGTTCCGGACGATCGATCGGTTGCCCGAAGCGCCGTCGCGTGCCGCGACGCGCGGCACCCTGGTGCACGCGGTGCTGGAGGAGCTGTTCGACCTGCCCGCTGCGGCGCGGACGCTGGACGCGGCGCGGTCGATGGTGCCCGCTGCGTGGGCGCGGGTGCTGGCGGAGGCGCCGGAGGCCGCGAGCCTGTTCGCCGACGATGCGGATGGCTCCGATCTGGCCGAGTGGCTCTCCTCCGCCGGCGACCTGCTCGGCAACTACTTCGCACTGGAGGACCCCCGGTGCCTGGAACCGGCCGCGCGTGAGGAGCGGGTCGAGGTCGTCGTCGACGGGCTGCGGCTGCGCGGCTATGTCGATCGGCTGGACGTCTCGCCGGCCGGCGACCTGCGGGTTGTCGACTACAAGACCGGGACGACGCCGCGCGAGGCGTTCGAGGGCAAGGCGCTGTTCCAGATGAAGTTCTATGCACTCGTGCTGTGGCGCACGCGCGGGGTCGTTCCGCGGCAACTGCGCCTGATGTACCTGGCCGACACCGACACGCTCAGCTACTCCCCCGACGCCGACGAACTGGTCCGGTTCGAGCGGACCCTCAAAGCGATCTGGGCCGCGATCGAACGGGCGACCGAGAGCGGCGACTTCCGCCCGAGCCCCAGCCGGCTGTGCGACTGGTGCGATCACCAGGCGCTGTGTCCGGCGTTCGGCGGGACTCCGCCGCCGTTCCCGCACGATGCGCTCGCGAACATCGGCGATGACCGCCGGGCAGCAGCGGCGGACTGACCCTGCGGCCACTGGGCCTTCCGATCGGACTGGTCGCGCCGAGGACGACGAGCGCAGCGCCGAACGTGATCGGCTCTCGGTGGGTTCGCGCCGCCGGGGCGCCGCTGTGCTGGTTGTCGCGCGACGTCAGGAACCAGCAACGAGGGACTCGCTCGTGGTCGGTTGCCGCTGCCGGGTCGCCTCTCGTGCGGGTTGCGCTGCCTTGAATTGCGCCGCGACGGGGACCCGCTCGTGGTCGGGTTGCCGCTGCTGGGTCGCGGTCCGGTCGTGGTTGCGCTCCGTCAAAGACGCTGCGACGAGGAGTCGGGTGCTGGCTTGGCTTGCGTTGCTGGGTCGCCTTTCGTCGGGGGTGTGCATCCGGTCCGGACGTCGTGGTTCTGTCGGGACCTGCCGATAAAATAAGGCGAAAGTCGGTCCAAACGGGTTGACATGTCGGGATGATGCTGTAGAATCAGACGCATGGGCGAATCCGACCAGATCGTGGTCGACGGGATCACCGTCGACCTGGTCGACCCCGCCCAATGCACCCCACTACCCACCGCCTCGGACGTGCTGCACCGGCCCGACCAGGCCGCCGGCGCGGCGAGCGTGCTGCACCCGTCCGGTGCGGTCCTGACCGCGATGGAGTCGCTGCTGCCGGGCCGGCTCTCGGACACCGGCCTGATCGACGCCCTCACCGCCTGTGACCGGCTGCGTGCGCTGGTGGATGCCAAACAGAGCGAACTGCTCGCCGAACTCGCCCACCGCGACCCCGGCGGTGAGCAGTTCCTGTGTGAGGAGGCGGCGCTCGCGCTGCACCTGGCACCGGCCACCACCCAGGAGCGCCTCCAGTGCGCCAGCGAACTGAGCTCGCGGTTGTGGGACACGTTCGAACTGCTGCGCTCGGGGTACCTGTCCGCGGTGCACGCCCGCATCCTGGCCACCGCCACCGTCGACCTACCCGATCCGGTGGCCGCGAAAGTCCAGGCCCAGGTCCTGAAGCGGGCACCCGGACAGACACCCGGTGAGTTCCGCGCCGCCGTCCGCCGCGCGATCGCCAAACACCACGCCAAGAGCCAGAACGAGAAACACCGCGCTGCGGCCGCGCAACGGCACGTGCGGCGCGAGCAGGTCGAGGACGGCATGGGCTGGCTCACCCTGTTCGCCCCGGCCGACGGCATCGAAACCGTATGGACCGCCGTCAACGCCTGGGGCACGAAGACCAGCCGCGAGGACCAGCGCACCGCCGACCAACGCCGCGCCGACGCCCTCGTCGAGATCTGCACCGCCGCCCTGGCCCTGCCCGGACTACCCACCGAACACGGACTCAAGCCCACCGTGAACGTCACCCTCGCCGCCAGCACCCTGGCCGGGACCGACAACCAACCCGGCTACCTCAACGGCGAACCCGTCCCCGCCGACATCGCCCGGCGCCTCGCCACCCAACCCGGCGCCCAGCGCCACTACTGGCCCGTCGACCAGACCGGACACCTCCTCGACACCGCCTGCCCACACGCACCCACAGCACCCACAGCACCCACAGCACCCACAGCACCCACAGCATCCACAGCATCCACGGTGCGGACCGGGCCGGTGCTCGACAGCAGCCTGATCACCCACCGCTACCACCCCACCACCACGATCACCCGGCACGTCATCACCCGCGACCAACGCTGCATCATGCCCGGCTGCCGGCGGCGCGCCCACACCTGCCAGTTGGATCACCGCACACCCTGGCCCGACGGCCCCACCAGCGTGACCAACCTCGAACCCCTCTGCAAAAGGCACCACGACCTCAAACACCACGCCCGCTGGACCCTCACCCGCACCCCCGACGGCACCTACCACTGGACCTCGGCAACCCGACACCACTACCACTACCGACCACCCGAACTACCCGTCCCCGAACCCGAACCACCGAAGCAGACCGGACCCGACCCCAACGACCAACCACCACCGTATTGACGTCAGGTGTCCGCTCACTCATGTCGACCGAACGGTCGACAGAGGTCGTCCGATCGGCGATCGATCGGCTGGCTAAGACCGGTCGACCGCCGCGACTGATCCGCCCGTTCGCCCGCTGACCTCGCGCGAGCGCAAGCCGCACTCTGCTGTATGGAGCGCAGACGCTCCGATCATGCGGGGAGCGCGAGTGACGATCCTGTGCGAGCCTGAGGCGACTGCCGCCTCGCTCCTGGCGCCGTTCCTGGGCGACGACGTGCGAATCGTTGTCAGCCTGCGCGCTGCGACGAGAGCACTCGCAGCGGATCCGGCGGAAAGACTGGTCGTCATCGGCAGCGGCGTACGCGCGGAGAACGCCCTGGAGTTCGCCGCACACGTATCACGCTCGGCGGCCGGCACGGACATCGTGCTCATGCGCGACACCGTCGACTCCGATCTGCTCAGCCGGGCCTTCGACGCCGGGATCCAGACCGTCCTGCCCACGCATGAACGCCATGCCCTCGCCGAGGCGTGCACCCGCCTGGCCGCGTCGCGCCGGCCGGCAGCCGCCCCGCCGCAGCCCGGCCCAACTGCAGCGCCGAACGGTGTCATAGTCGCCGTGGTCGCAGCCAAGGGCGGCTGCGGCAAGACCACCTTCGCAATCAACCTGGCCCTTGCCCTGAACGCGGGCGGCGAGGTCCGTGTCTGTCTCGTCGACCTCGACCTCGAGTTCGGCGACGTCGCCAGCTCGCTTCGCCTGGACGTCGAACGCACCCTGCTCGACGCGGTACCCGGCCGCGCGCTCACCAGGGCGGACATCGCAGCACTCGTCACGACGTACCACCCAGGGCTGGACTGCATCCTCGCGCCCGTCGGACCCGGCGAGGCCGAACGCGTCACGCCCGCAGTCGCCCGCGAGGCGCTCAACGCCCTCGCGCAGCTGTACGACTACATCGTCGTCGACACACCCGCGCGCATGTCGCATCACGTCCTGGCCGCTCTCGACACCGCCGACCACCACGTCCTGATCACCGTGCCAGAGGTACCCGCCGTCAAGAGCCTGCGCAGGACCCTCGACGTGCTGGACCTGCTCGGCTACCGGCGCGAGTCGCGTTCGATCGTCGTCAACCGCACCGACCCACGCGTCGTGCTCACCGCGCGCAACGTCGAGACGCTCGCCCGCAGCCCCATCGCCGGTCACATCCCGTTCAGCTGGGACGTACCCGCCTCGATCAACCACGCTGCACCGCTCGTGACCGCGGAGCCGGACCACCCGGTGAGCAAGGCGATCCGCGCGTTCGCGCGCGCCCGCATCGGCACCGGTGCCGC
This genomic stretch from Jatrophihabitans cynanchi harbors:
- a CDS encoding RecB family exonuclease produces the protein MTEVDLPVAIVGSLSPSRAADFKTCPLLYRFRTIDRLPEAPSRAATRGTLVHAVLEELFDLPAAARTLDAARSMVPAAWARVLAEAPEAASLFADDADGSDLAEWLSSAGDLLGNYFALEDPRCLEPAAREERVEVVVDGLRLRGYVDRLDVSPAGDLRVVDYKTGTTPREAFEGKALFQMKFYALVLWRTRGVVPRQLRLMYLADTDTLSYSPDADELVRFERTLKAIWAAIERATESGDFRPSPSRLCDWCDHQALCPAFGGTPPPFPHDALANIGDDRRAAAAD
- the lepB gene encoding signal peptidase I, encoding MTDEREPGGRTDAPVAAAGPEGVEGPEAIADDSLHGFADAAPPVLQPVRPWLEQGADGSTPSPVSSTPQAVPPAGAGPAPTRQWPVAGRPAGARPDPGTRPRPGARPAPLAAGPAPSNEESVLAALQAGSAAGTRGDAAGTGDPAPAGRLRRAGRWLFERAPADGSEPGHEATDDAEPTPTESTEPTESTELTESTEPTESTELTESTELTESTELTEQTGVQDGAASGDLPEAAAADAASDPKDDGWTAAELAALRADAEPERSITVDRSVTSRAELARRLAAIHDDPDYDPAGEPVEPGKPVDGSEVRPTVAWDDLATATPLTGTAAATAAPEPAASSEPLAPPAAPSSAPLVPPAKQAAGPANEATARRRPRPRPYAGAPVHYLDEPLPEADAERTVETSRSAGAAPARELGAAARSRSEEPAGQEKLEKGGPVRGRRTARWLIRTAVLLAIAVVTALLLRAYVVSPYYIPSASMEPTLHGCSGCNNDHVLVDKLSYRMHDVHRGDVVVFHRPDTWPVPEKTLIKRVVGLPGDRLAVRDGKVYVNGLQLQESYLNAACPPMTSLSEDPGSPVRTYGPVPPGELYVMGDNRCDSADSRAFGPVPTADVIGRAFVIIWPLGRVHWL
- a CDS encoding AAA family ATPase; the protein is MRGARVTILCEPEATAASLLAPFLGDDVRIVVSLRAATRALAADPAERLVVIGSGVRAENALEFAAHVSRSAAGTDIVLMRDTVDSDLLSRAFDAGIQTVLPTHERHALAEACTRLAASRRPAAAPPQPGPTAAPNGVIVAVVAAKGGCGKTTFAINLALALNAGGEVRVCLVDLDLEFGDVASSLRLDVERTLLDAVPGRALTRADIAALVTTYHPGLDCILAPVGPGEAERVTPAVAREALNALAQLYDYIVVDTPARMSHHVLAALDTADHHVLITVPEVPAVKSLRRTLDVLDLLGYRRESRSIVVNRTDPRVVLTARNVETLARSPIAGHIPFSWDVPASINHAAPLVTAEPDHPVSKAIRAFARARIGTGAAATRRPGVPRRSVRGWSR
- a CDS encoding site-2 protease family protein; its protein translation is MSGNRPRLRAPRLLNVGRFFGVPIYFAPSWLIIAALLTFYYAPLIDEVVTGISTSTAYLLGFAFAVLFALCVLAHELGHTAVSLMLHSPVRRVVIFLLGGVSEIERDPVRPRDEFLIAAAGPLVSLLLSAAAFGGYQLLASDSALGVLVVLLFWSNLVVALFNLLPGLPLDGGRLLRAGVWAMARNRLVGTRISAWTGRFVAVGIAVGGLVLDNRNWGLTAGLFGVALGAYMWFGAGQSLRAAELIERVPRVDLERLLRPGLLVPSDVSVAEALRRAWTGSARGLVVVDATDAPRAIVDEARIGAVPPDRRPWTLIDTVARPLEPGLVLDRGLSGEDLLAAVRATPAHEYLVVNTDGSPAGILATADLASALKSPA
- a CDS encoding HNH endonuclease signature motif containing protein, translating into MGESDQIVVDGITVDLVDPAQCTPLPTASDVLHRPDQAAGAASVLHPSGAVLTAMESLLPGRLSDTGLIDALTACDRLRALVDAKQSELLAELAHRDPGGEQFLCEEAALALHLAPATTQERLQCASELSSRLWDTFELLRSGYLSAVHARILATATVDLPDPVAAKVQAQVLKRAPGQTPGEFRAAVRRAIAKHHAKSQNEKHRAAAAQRHVRREQVEDGMGWLTLFAPADGIETVWTAVNAWGTKTSREDQRTADQRRADALVEICTAALALPGLPTEHGLKPTVNVTLAASTLAGTDNQPGYLNGEPVPADIARRLATQPGAQRHYWPVDQTGHLLDTACPHAPTAPTAPTAPTAPTASTASTVRTGPVLDSSLITHRYHPTTTITRHVITRDQRCIMPGCRRRAHTCQLDHRTPWPDGPTSVTNLEPLCKRHHDLKHHARWTLTRTPDGTYHWTSATRHHYHYRPPELPVPEPEPPKQTGPDPNDQPPPY